The following coding sequences are from one Buteo buteo unplaced genomic scaffold, bButBut1.hap1.1 HAP1_SCAFFOLD_194, whole genome shotgun sequence window:
- the LOC142028227 gene encoding uncharacterized protein LOC142028227 encodes MATMELAQVIKVLKGLANEVGARGTIRRGPTGECIQWVLRRGGMSSPTEVFSPPNWGVVREMLLQSALEGEHGAAERLRAWDMVEGVVKVGQKARECRSAARAILFADEAPVRKQRGIVPPETVGQDQTEWVVVERGSRSGSSLTDSVDSEGAAEIGVFPVETVPPRLDGPSLRRAWEVLRQDLLKELRDCLLDWVPGGDVKGDLYRQVKEWEERTPPEGELKKLRELKTVAAGEPPPGEGNQAPLPGEQAEFLPAEPMQVDSVPAEPLPAAPVPAAAAPLPVAAEPLPAQAAPVPVRAGPLPAAAGPVPVRAEPLPAAVGPVPVVAEPLPARAGPLPVVAEPLPARAGPTGPVLAAPLPAGPGPGGPILAAPSTAPSAAPGPERVNPSAGPFRNWRAVPAAIDSDYSDEEGLDSVIRQPSGSVPPRQATERQDALQRLRGLLQRLEGVIENAERTVPLMPPTQGAGDTQEGGTQKGTDWRLVAKECCLSGVQFQPVVLPIRAASRGGYAWMPFDIKTVRELASTVQAHGVNSSQALTLFECLLATPVAPYDVMQLMRGVLPPSLLLLFKEEWRAQCVKVVTDAQAPDHHLAGVTIEQLMGEGPFATPQAQAQGMRGRDFAAVATTAMAALRRVAAMDRADPPWVKIRQGLAERFTVFLDRLQLSMQAADIPETAKDAIIIECAKAQANPQTATLLSQLPARSTLGEMIRHVLEREQQQETQPIVSALQQALHKGAGVCHRCGGKGHIARNCATKPKGPGQGAGAGGTRCWKCGKSGHRARDCRAPGVQQGVVEQPRQQQGSQSVNGSGGGTGASPSPTAFAQGPTPTPQDHTKLPWR; translated from the exons atggcgacgatggaacttgcgcaagtgattaaggtgttgaaagggttggctaatgaggtgggtgcccgaggaacgattaggaggggccccacgggcgaatgcatccaatgggtgctgcgccggggagggatgagttctcccacagaagtttttagtcccccaaattggggagtggttcgggagatgttgcttcagtcggcgctcgagggtgagcacggagctgcggaacgattacgagcttgggacatggtggagggggtagttaaggtgggacaaaaggctagggagtgcaggtcggcggcgcgagctatcctgtttgcggatgaagcgccggttcgaaaacaacgggggatagtgcccccagagacggtgggacaagatcagacggagtgggtggttgtggagcggggctcgcggagcggttcctctctgactgatagcgtggactcagagggtgcggcggagataggggtttttccggtggagacggtacctccgagactggatgggccctctctgcggcgggcatgggaggtgttacggcaggatcttctgaaggagttgcgggactgcctcctggactgggttccaggcggggatgttaagggggatttgtaccgtcaggtgaaggaatgggaggaaagaacgcccccggagggggagctcaagaagctgagagagttaaaaactgtagcagcgggggaaccaccccccggcgagggaaaccaggcgcccttgccgggagagcaggcggagtttctgcctgccgagcctatgcaggttgactctgtgcctgccgagcctttgcct gctgcgccagtgcctgcggcggccgcgcctttgcctgtggcggccgagccgctgcctgcgcaggctgcgccagtgcctgtgcgggccgggcctttgcctgcggcggccgggcccgtgcctgtgcgggctgagcctttgcctgcggcggtcgggcccgtgcctgtggTGGCTGAACCTTTGCCTGCGCGGGCCGGGCCTCTGCCTGTGGTGGCCGAGCCGCTGCCTgcgcgggccgggcctactgggcctgtgctggctgcgcctttgcctgcggggcctggccccGGTgggcctattcttgctgcgccatcaactgcgccatctgccgctcctgggccggaacgggttaatccttcggctgggcccttccgaaactggcgcgcggtaccagcagctatagactccgattaTTCCGATGAGGAGGGGTTGGATAGCGTGATACGGCAGCCCTCGGGGAGCGTGCCACCGAGACAGGCAACGGAGAGACAGGACGCCTTACAGAGGCTGAGGGGTTTGTTACAGAGGCTTGAGGGGGTCATAGAGAACGCGGAGCGTACGGTGCCGTTAATGCCTCCTACGCAGGGGGCCGGGGACACCCAGGAAGGAGGCACCCAGAAAGGTACGGACTGGCGACTAGTGGCCAAGGAATGCTGCCTCTCAGGGGTTCAGTTTCAGCCGGTTGTTCTCCCAATTCGGGCTGCGTCACGGGGCGGGTATGCATGGATGCCTTTTGATATAAAGACCGTTCGAGAACTCGCAAGCACAGTGCAGGCGCATGGAGTGAATTCCTCGCAGGCGCTCACTTTGTTTGAGTGCCTGCTCGCAACGCCTGTAGCGCCCTATGATGTGATGCAGTTAATGAGAGGGGTGCTGCCTCcatctttgctgctgttgtttaaGGAGGAATGGCGAGCTCAGTGCGTTAAGGTGGTGACCGACGCCCAGGCCCCTGATCATCATCTCGCGGGAGTGACCATAGAACAGCTCATGGGGGAAGGGCCGTTCGCCACGCCACAGGCGCAGGCACAGGGCATGCGCGGACGTGACTTTGCGGCGGTCGCGACTACCGCCATGGCCGCACTCAGACGTGTCGCAGCTATGGACAGAGCAGACCCCCCCTGGGTGAAGATCCGCCAGGGGCTTGCCGAAAGATTTACTGTCTTTCTGGATCGGCTTCAGCTTTCTATGCAGGCTGCAGACATTCCAGAGACTGCTAAAGATGCCATTATAATTGAATGTGCAAAGGCTCAGGCTAACCCGCAGACTGCGACGCTGCTCTCTCAGTTGCCAGCGCGTTCCACGCTGGGCGAGATGATTCGCCATGTCCTGGAAAGGGAACAACAACAGGAAACGCAACCGATAGTGTCGGCCCTGCAGCAGGCTTTGCACAAGGGTGCAGGCGTTTGTCACCGGTGCGGGGGGAAGGGCCACATAGCGCGGAACTGCGCTACCAAACCCAAAGGGCCGGGCCAgggcgcgggggcgggcggcacTCGTTGTTGGAAGTGTGGCAAGTCCGGGCACCGAGCCCGAGACTGCCGTGCGCCCGGGGTCCAGCAGGGGGTTGTGGAGCAACCGCGACAACAACAGGGATCGCAGTCGGTAAACGGTTCGGGGGGAGGGACGGGGGCCTCGCCCTCCCCTACGGCTTTTGCACAGGGCCCAACACCAACACCTCAGGATCACACGAAGCTTCCGTGGCGCTAA